Within the Magnetospirillum sp. ME-1 genome, the region CAATTGGTAACGCCCCAGCGGCTGGCCGGAGATCTTCAGATTGGCCTCGCCGTAGCCGTCGTTGGGCTTATCGTAGGAATTCTCCAGCGCCGAGATCTGATTGCGGAAATCGGAATTGGGGTGCTTGGACCATTGGCCCCGGCGGTCACGCGGTTGGTTGGGATCAAAGCCCATCTCTGCCTCCAAATGAAACGACCGCCCCATCGAATGACGGGGCGGCCGGACATGGTTCGGGTGTTGATGGGATGAACCTAACGGCTCGCCCGGCAGAGGTCAAGAACAAATAGCGAACATCATCCCTTGTCGTGCTGGCGGATGAACTCGCGGACATTGGGATAGACTTCTTCGCGCCAGCGGCGGCCGTTGAAGACGCCATAATGGCCCACCTTGGGCTGCAGGTGGTAGCGCTGCTTCTCGGGCGCCAGATTGACGCACAGATCGTGGGCCGCCTTGGTCTGGCCGACGCCGGTGATGTCGTCCTTCTCGCCTTCGATGGTCATCAGGGCGGTGTGGCGGATGGCGCCGGGGTCGACCTTGCGGCCCCGCGACACCATGACGCCACGGGGCAGGTGGTGCTCCTGGAACACCTTGCGGATGGTCTCCAGGTAGTAATCGGCCGGCAGGTCCATCACCGACAGGTACTCGTCGTAGAACTCGCGGTGCTGGGCGGCGGAATCGCCGTCGCCCTTGACCATGTTCTGGAACAGCTTGACGTGCTCGCCCACGTGGCGCTCGAGATTCATGCTCATGAAGCCGTGCAGCTGCAAAAAGCCGGGATAGACCTTGCGGCCATGGCCGGGATAGTTCATGGGCACCGAGTGGATCACCGTGCGCTCGAACCACGAGTGCGGCTTGTGGGTGGCCACGTCGTTGACCTTGGTGGGGTTGACGCGGGTGTCGATGGGGCCGCCCATCATCAGCATGGAGCGCGGCTGGTTGGGGTTGCCCTCGGCCGCCATCAGCGACACGGCGCACAGCATGGGCACCGACGGCTGGCACACCGCCATGACGTGGGTGTCGGGCCCCAGGAATTCCATGAACTCCACCAGCAGGTCGATGTAGTCGTCCAGGGTGAAGTCGCCCTTGGCCAGCGGCACGTTGCGGGCGTCAATCCAATCGGTGATGTAGACGTCATGCTC harbors:
- a CDS encoding polyhydroxyalkanoate depolymerase, which produces MLYHLHEMQHHAFAPMRMLAEAMQSVYSHPWVPMAYTKFGRTVAATAELVERTTRRYPKPPFNLHTTTVDGETVNVVEQVVHHTPFCNLLHFKRVVEGRNDPKVLLLAPMSGHFATLLRGTVETMLHEHDVYITDWIDARNVPLAKGDFTLDDYIDLLVEFMEFLGPDTHVMAVCQPSVPMLCAVSLMAAEGNPNQPRSMLMMGGPIDTRVNPTKVNDVATHKPHSWFERTVIHSVPMNYPGHGRKVYPGFLQLHGFMSMNLERHVGEHVKLFQNMVKGDGDSAAQHREFYDEYLSVMDLPADYYLETIRKVFQEHHLPRGVMVSRGRKVDPGAIRHTALMTIEGEKDDITGVGQTKAAHDLCVNLAPEKQRYHLQPKVGHYGVFNGRRWREEVYPNVREFIRQHDKG